One Carya illinoinensis cultivar Pawnee chromosome 5, C.illinoinensisPawnee_v1, whole genome shotgun sequence genomic window, ATTGCCCACCTTCCGTGAATGAGCTCGGCTTCCCTGTACCATTTCAGGAATGCTGGGTCCTTGCCAAGTCCCAGTGGGTCGAAACCATAGTCACCTGGTAGCCTGCAATTGAAAATTGAGACAATGTGTTAGTTGACATCGTAGTTTTTAGAATGAGGAATTCATGAGAACTGTGAATTATTTGAGCGAGAGAAACTTACGACCCATCGAGCCACTCTGGGTCAACTAAGTTTCCACCACCTCTCACACCAGGAAGCCATGACTTCTTTGCCTGAGCAACAGCCATGGCAATCACCTTCCTTGGCCCAGCAGCACCCCCAACTGATCTGGCTCCAACAGCTGCAGACAACAAGGTCTGGCTTCTCTTTCCTCCACACAAGAAGGAAGATCCCAACCCATTTAGCACAGCACCAGAGGTAGCAgtcatctctctttctctctagaaACTAAACAGATTGGTGAAGGAAATTGTAGATAGATGGAGCTTAAGGTTTATCTAGCAAAAATGGATACCTGGATGGCTTTATCAagtgtgagggagagagaatcaAAAAGAGGCTTGTGGAGGAGCCATGTTGGATAATGAAATCTGGAGAGGAAATCTAGGCTTACTTTCGTGGATAGATTTCGAGCCAATGGGAGCTATTTCTCCATCCGCATCCCCATATTACTTCCAAAGCCACGTGGACTATGCATTTGCCTCTAATTTGGTATTGTCTTCTTCTATGCCGTTTCCACTTTTTAACTCGGAATATAAGCATGAAACCGTGAAAAAGAGAAGGGAATATCGATAAAGATATGCCAAACGATTACGAGAGGGCCCAACAAATGATTCAGATGTCATATACGAAGAAGAGTGGTGCTCTATGTAATTGTgctcttatttataattttacttataagatttattttgttagtttttttttttaatttaaattttaaattttaaatatcataAATTCTATCGTATCAACAACTGACATGTAAagaaataagttttttaaaatatatttaggattttcttataaaaaaaactatgacCAATGACTGGGTTGGATCTAATCGGTCCGATTATTGCCTTGAGTGTGAGTGTTggcctaaaatatatatatatacacacacatacacactaGTATGACatatacttacaattttattcgtaattttatgtaaaacatttattctattagttttccttttaaatGTAATGTGGAAGGTGTTGAAGGAACTAAGATCGAAGAGAGGTTGAAGTAAAAAGACAAATGACATTCTTAAGTCGTTTTGTTCAAGCTTTCGCAATCAGTTGCCAAGCCTTAGTTCCCTCACTTCTGACATGAAAATTTCATGAAATACTCTGCTCCATGTGCTGCCTCCAACACTTGGTAATATCTCCACTTTTCTTGAAGAAGCAGCAGCGAGAAAAAGAAGGTCTCTCAAGGGCCTGTGCCCGCTCCTAGTTCTAATAGAATAGTAGTAGCGAGAAAAAGATCTCTCAAGATTCACTCGTTAGGGACCTTGATTGAAAAAAGCAATTATGGTAAAAATGGGCACGTGTGACATACTGATTACTGAAACATGAATGGAGGTCAAAGTCAAACAATGTTGTTTTGACCATGACATGCCACCACACACACTTCGATGATGATCCTTGTGCCTGCGTGAGAGCCGCATGAGATAGAACGGTGGCAGTCCTCCCCTTCCTTTCTACAGGTTGAAATCTGGGCCACAACTCTAGACTTCGGTTCACAGTTCAGACCTTTCGATTCAAAAATGCACTTTCCTTGTTTTCGAAACATTGAAGACGAGTAATTGATTCTTGGGAGAAGTTTAGGATCATGATTTTTAGGACTTCAAGACTCCAATCGCCGTGGTGGTCAAAATTTAACCGGACAATTAACTGGTGCTAGCTAGTTTGGTTCTGATTCCAACAAACTAAAGATCGGAACTCCATAGTTTTGTTACAAATGCACGTTAGTTTCTTGCGAATTTTGTAATAGAGTGatcctctttttttttgggtcaagGGTGGGAGTGACATTCCCTGGAACTCTTGTATTCATTCCCCTCCTACTTCCAAAGGCGTTGGCTTTGCTGCTGAGAAGCACTGCAAGTTCGTCGTCTTCAGCCGTTGATTGGGTTAGCCGAGTCCTGTGGGGCCAGTGTCAGCCTGCTGTCACTATTATCCAATCAAATCACtaagaaattaagaattagtGGCAGACAATGAATGCTCAAATAATGAATTATCCGACGTCCAGTTGTCCCTTCCCTTATCCGGACGTCCCTTCCAGGATTCGGAGAAAATCTCCCCTAGTGGCACGCGTAAGGACCTTctcctctctctatctctctctctctctctcactcagcCCAGCACTCCCAGAAAAGGTTCCTGTCTAGCTACTAGCGAGCCCATCAAGCCCGGCATTGAAGAGATGCTCAGCCTCAAAATGGCTCATCTACTCTTCTTCTCACATTCTCCCACACCTCGCTCTTTGAGCTTTTCTCGATTCTTCCATTTCTCCTCCAAACCTTTCCTGTCACATGAAATTTCTACTCCAATTCGTGAGCTGAAGCGAAGGCCGACGCAGCACCCGATACTTTCCAAACATATCTCACCGTCTGGTTCTTTGTCCGACGATTTCGTCATTTTGGAAACAATCGGTAGGCCATTAAAGTCTTTGATTCTTGTTAGCTTTCTATTTAATCCCTGTTTGGTAACTGAGATAAGGAAAGGAGCAGTCGGCAAGTTTGAGTTTTGAAGATGGAATTGCTTTTCCAGAAAATATGAACACAATGCTAGCTTTGATTACACACtgacaatcatttttttttctattgttcTTAACTTTTATCAGCAAACCTAACCGATatttaaaaattctgtttttgATGGCTTTTTAATTTCTTGCCGTTGCCGCATTTGGTGGTTTTGGCAGAGTGTTCCGATGGCAGTGTGCTTTTCCGGTTTGGAAATGCTAGTGAGGTCGAGAAAATGCATGAGGAAAAGACCATTAACAATGACTCTGGACATAATTTATGCAAACAAACTGAAGTGGACGACCTTGTTGATCTGATCTCTGAATGTAGAGAGGATGGCGATGTTCGTGATTTAAATATTAGCGTGGTAGAAAACGTAAGCGATCCTATGTCAGAATTGAGGAAAGGAGTGTTCGAAGGCACTGTATCCAAATTGGCATCTTCTGCATCTGACTTCGCTTCTGAAGTATCTGGTAGTTATGGTTTAGAAAGAAGTACCATGGAAAATGCTCATATTGGGGTTACTTGTCCCTCAATGGATGACAAGGATCTTAGCATTGATAAaatgatgaatgatgtaaacggGGGAAAAAGTGATGAGGGTGATGTGATTGAGATAATGGAAGTGTCCGCACCATTAGCGGCCGAACCAATTCTAAATGAGAATACAGCGGATGAATCTGTTGATGTGGACAAAATTGAAAGCTCAATAGTGGTAAGTCCTCTCGTTTTCTTAAATGTAGTGAGCTTTACCCTTGGTTTGTGTATGATTCGTTATTATGGATTAGCATCCTAAAGTTGCTGCTTGAACTATGGAACCTAGAATTAAAGAGTGATAGGTTTAAGAAGATATCAACTCATTGCATCGTTATGCTTTTTATGCtgtaaaattatatcaattatgTATTTTTGGCATATGTAGTTAGATGGGAGTGCCCTTTCCTCAGAATGGAAGGAAGAATTCAATGCGTGTGATACACATGGAAGCAATGTTTCTGGATTTACAAATTTTGAAGCAGTAGACTTGCCTTCCATCGAGAGTATTCCGACTGGGTATGCTGCTGTTTTGCCCTATCTTCCCTTCCCAGATATAATTTAACATTGTTTACATTTGGTGCAAATGCATGATCCGGATGACTTTATTTGCCCGAGGCATATAGGTTTTAGAAAAATCACTAGCATGGAAAGTGGTGCCCCATCTTTACAACTTTATTACTACTCATCTACTATTTTGTTCCTTGTgtttctttattatatatatatatatatgcagggaGGAAATATCTACAGCAGGATTTTTCCTTTACTCTGGAGCTGCTTCATTGCCATATCCCTCTAAGGTATCTTCTTAATTTCCTTCTGTGGCGTCCTGATGCTCAGCATTTGAGTATAAATACAGAAGGAACTTTAATACAGACAAATGAGTGGTAGAATTTAGTTAAtctcaatatttatttaatcaaaatTTCTACTGATTGGTTTCATTTAGCCATAGATCCCTATCTTCCTATTTATcaaccttttattttttgtttccgaTGGTAGATCTAATCAAGTTCTGGATTACCGCATTGTTTTTAATAAGCTATAGTTTATAACAAGGCAATTGATATCACTATAAGGTTTTGATATgtttgtatgcatgcatgcatacattttTGTCTGTGTAGATTGATTGACTGCTAGATAAATGCATAATTACGTGTTATGCATTTGATGTTTACACTTTTTGGGGACAGAGTAGAAGGGGTGTAAATGGATAGGGAATGAAATggaaaggagaaacaaaatccCTTTGGTCGGTGGGAGGTAAAATGTAAATAAGAGAAGGATGGGGGATAGAGGGTAGCCAAAGCCATTTCTGACCCACTATattcaatctgcccaatggtaGGTGGATTCAGAACTCTACTTCCGATACTTCCACCAAATAAACACATGAGGTAAGATCAACATGTTGACAGCAACAGGTtggcttctttctttcttccattcTTCAACCAAATACAAGTGGGAGAGGTAGACTCCTCTTCctccttttccttctctttccatctccaaacccccccccccccccccccccccctccttttcttttcttccatccCCCCCTACTTTCCTCCCCTTCTATTGGGCATGGTTTTAGTCTGGATATTAGTTTATCCTGAAGACAGATATGCAGGGGCTTTCATGTTTTTGGCCGAGCAATTATTGCTGGTAATAAAAGGGAATAAAAAAGGTATTCGCTTAGCAGGACATTACGGTTGAGATTTTAGGTTGATGGGACTTTTAAAAGGGcttcttttaaatattgaaagtaATCTTCTTGAATTTGAATGTCAGTTTTAGATTGCCTATGCTCTCGAATTGTAGGAACCTGGTTTGCTTTCAGTGTGCATAGGGCTTAGGGACCCTTATGTTGTGCTTGGTCTTCTTGTATATTCTGTTCTTTTGGTAAGAAACTTACATTTGAATACGAGTATCCTTCCGTTTCAGGAgcaataaaaaagattggttaaCCTAAATATCTATTTTTGTGATGTTTGGCTTTAACTTGGAGATTAAGGACCAGtaattcaaaaattaataattgcCAGGCATTGACAGGTGGAGGAGATGCTTACTTCATTGCTGTCCGGAACTGGCTTGGTGTGGCCGATGGAGTTGGGCATTGGTCGCTGGAAGGTATTCATTGCACGATATGCACTTTTTCATAAACCATTTAAACATACTCTAATTTTATCCTTGTATCTACTGCTAAAGAAGGGTCTGAATAttgatttctttcatttttcttttgatgcgCATTTGAAACTTCTCTCAGACTGAACCATGGCATAAATCACATCTTACTCTCCTACATCATTTCTCCTAAATTTAGTTCACTCCACTTATTTTCATTTCTCCTGTAGACACAACTGTAAATTTAAAAACGTCTCTAACTGAACTATGACACAAAATTCATCTTAAAGGGTGGGCAACAGAGTAATGAAACTTATCACTGGCTGATGCTTACCCATTTCTATAAATGCATGTGAGTTCTCTTGTAGATCAAAAGATGTTACTTAAGTATGCTTGCATTTTGTAGTTCTGGCATTCGAGTGGTTGTAAAAGATAACCCCagccaattgtttttttttatcggtaatcaagaagttttattcataaaagtaggcaaagcccaagtacaaaggGAATATACACGAGATAACCCCAGCCAATTAATGATATGAGATTGTTAAAGCAACTTGTATCTATCTTGTTACTTGTTTACAATCAAAATAGCCAATTACTGCTGgtgaaaactaagaaaataagaaaactaTTTTAATTAGGCATcaaatactaatactaatattgtcaatgtttattttcttgttaggTGTTAGTACTGGACTATATGCCTGCGAGCTGATGGAGAACTGTGAAAAGATTGTGTCGGATCCCAAAATTGCTCCAGTGATCAAACCAGAGGAGCTGCTTATAAGAAGTGCTGCAGAATCACAATCTCCTGGATCATCTACTGTTTTGGTCGCTTACTTTGATGGTCAGGTATATATTTTCCTGTACTTGAGAATTTAATTTAGGCTTCTACTTAACCCCTAGCGGTTGGCTTAAGTGGTAAAGGGCCAAAGGCCTtgatcttggtggtatgctctctCCAAGGTCCAAGGTCCAAATCCCActtggtgcaaacaatctctaggagcCACGGACCGGAGGCTTTTCGCCTTGAATTACCTAAAatgcacttgtgggaaactccttgccaagggcCGGTGCACTCCCAGGATTAGTCAGGATGTTGTtcctggacacccggtgccaatcaaAACAAATTTAGGCTTCTACTTTAATAAATATCAAAAGAGTTTAGATGCTTTTTGCAATATATTATCTGTCTGAGGAATCAAACATGGGTCTGCTCATTGATCCTCATTGGTGATACTCTCTCAAGGTTTAGAAAATAAGTAGTTAGATTGTCATCTTGAATGAAATTCTACAGTCATTAAACTTTATATTCTTGATAACtaacaaaaatttattaaaagagaCAAAAAAAAGGTGGACTTGATACTATTACAAGggttactgataaaaaaaaaaaaaaactattacaaGGGTCGAAcctggggagagagagagagagagagagagagagagagagagagagagagagagtgctgaAACTAGCAGTATGACAAGTAGTTTGCTTTCAAAACAATACCCTTTGCAAACTGTCTCCTTCATGTAACAGCTTACTATTTGTCCCACCATTAGTTTCAGCTGTTACAAGAGTAGAAGTAccgaaatccatttacataGGCAAAATATAAAAGTAGGATGCAAATTTTAGTCTGTCTAATAGTGCCATCATGTCGAATGGTTAAGGAAAGCTGCTGGTTGTTTAGAAAGGAATTTGTTTTGCAGATAATGAGAACTTCTTTCCTTAATtccaatttttttcaactttttcttgcAAGGTTGTACATCAACTACTGCAATTTGAATTTACAGGTCCTTCATGTGGCCAATATTGGAGACTCGGGATTTATGGTAATAAGAAATGGTGCTGTTCTTAAGAGATCATCCTCAATAGTCTATGACTTCAATTTTCGGTTACAGATTAAAAGAGGCGATAATCCCTCAGATTTCATAGAGGTACAtcagatcaagttcatttgTTGTCCTACCAAGTCTTCTAAATAATTGTTAAGTCTATAATGCGTTTCAAATGAAGTAATCTTTGCTTGTTGAGTTGTGTCATATGAAGACTGATGACTTCTCGTATAACTGCCCTCGTGGGCTACAAATTGACGTCAACCATTTTTGGAAGTACTATAAGTTGTTACAAACCATTCATTGGCGTTATCATAAAATACTGTCTGAATAGTATCCTCGGGCAAACATGGATCACTTCATTTGAAAcgcattatatatatcatttaaacATTGATTTAGTAAATCCAATCCAAGAAGATTGTTTGAATAACGCTTGATGGATAGCTCAAGCGAATAGCTTAAATTGCTGGACAGAATGTGTCGTCCGAACTCAGAAGGACGTTTAAAAGAAAGTTAGAATGTGGTCCTAAAAAGTTAAATCAAACATATCGCTCCATTCAAATTGCACAAGGCATGGTTCAAATGAGACCTTAAAAGAGATATCTTAGTGTCTATTTTAGTCAAAGTATGTTCCAATGTAGTTGGGTTTTtcaataattgttcacaaattcTTTAGAAGTATAAATGAATTAAGAGCATTGTTTACTAAAAATATCTTTTGAGAACAAATAGCCTTTTTCGACAACAAGGGGTGGAACGACCTTCGATCTACTTACTGCAATCAAAGAATAAAAGTGTAGTCTAGGTGTTCCTTTTTGCTCTGATATCCTATGCCTAGGACGCCCTTGTCTGCTGCTGTTTTTTTGGATGGTACCCCAAATTTTATTAGAAGTTCCCATACTTTTTTGTAGGATGGTAACCCATAGTTGTTGTCTCCAtttggttgttttattttatttttcttcttgttgatACCAGAAAgactccttttttctttttcatattgaCAAGGCCTAGCCCAATCAAGTCTGATGGTTGGTAGTGAGAGGACTTTTAGTACCTGCATACCCAAAAGGGGGCGCCAGTTAAAAACACCCGTTTGATTTGTTTCATCTTCTCTCTTAGCAGGGGGTATGTCACCCCAACTATTGAAATTTCTGTATTTTTGACTTTGACCGTGCATGTCTAAGCTCAAAagttatgagagagagagagagagagagagagagagagagagagagagagagagagagagagagagagagttatacTACAAGTATATGCTCATGTTTCCAggatacaaaatttatatggaGTTTTGGTGTATAACATGTATGTTTCAGTGCTACAAGATTGATCTGGATGAGGGAGATATGATTGTCACTGCAACTGATGGCCTTTTTGACAATTTGTATGAGCTAGAGATTGCTTCAGCTATATCAGAGTCACTGCAAACGAGTTTGGAACCTCAGGTGCACATTCTCAACACTGTCTCATTTATGTTTTCCAATGATTATCTAATGCGGTAAATGAGGACCAAAaacaggaaaaaagaaagaaaagaaggtaaGTGTTAAGCATTAGTTTTAGCAAGCCATGCATGTGGCACTGTGTCATAACAAAAAACCATATGGTGCACATAATGGTAGTTgctttgtggttgatagagtacCATTGCTGTTCTTTTCATGGTTCGTGTACATGTATCATCTGCAGCGATTCATTTGATAAATATCAAAGTTCTTGTGAAGATCAAGGAAAGGAACTCTTCCTCCTTGGTAAAGAATTCTTGAATAATTTTGAACCtaatattaaaacatatatatatgtaatgtacTATTGTGTTTATGGACCAAAGTTTTAACACTTGAAAGTCAAATTATATGTCTTATTTTAcagagtttattttcttttcttattaggATTCATTGCAATAAGGACCTTGACCCTTGGCCATCCACTATAATACAATTTAAGTGGGAATCTATGGTCCAGCTCTACTTAATAGGACCTGTGTGCGCTAAGATACATGGTTTACTGATAACCTTGCATTGCTTTCTAAGATGCCAACTTTTTGTGGTTCAGGATATAGCAGAGTACTTGGCCACGAGAGCTCAAAAGGTGGGGCAGTCAACACGTGCAAGGACTCCATTTGCAGATGCAGCCCAGGCGGCAGGGTATGTGGGATGTACTGGTGGCAAGCCCGATGATGTGACTGTCATTGTTTCATTGGTGCAAAGGAGATCCAGCTCTGATTCACAGTAACCTCTTTCTCTCCATCTTATATCATTTGTTCCATTTGCAGATACCAAAATTCCAATCTTTTTGTTATGTAGAATGTATATAATAATGCTATTCACTCCCCCCAAATAGGTTAATCTCTTGTATAATGCATGTGTACTCGGGTtttgcctattattattattataatataatcgtttacctttaaaaatatatatatatatatatgatgctatTCACTTCAGTGGCTGGATAcataaaatcttaattattgCATGAATGCCAATATACTCTGATTTTGCTTCATTAGCAGGCTGAGACTCTTTTTAGACCTTTGGATTTTACACAACCGTTTGATATTAAGTCATCATATTGCAGTGACCAAGGAACTCACCCGGTTAGAACAACCATGAATTAGCGGTTTCCGGTTGCCAGATTAATATACAGACTTGAGACTGTTAGTTATGATGCCTTGTACTTGAGAGAGCAAGGTTCTGTTCTTTGATTCTAGGTGTTACTGCTATCCATACCCATACCAGCAGCAGTTAATGAGGCTTGGATTTCCTTAAATTGAACGCCTAACATCGCACAGTAGTTAGTTTGAGAGCAACACGTGACTGTATGGGTCGTTTGCATTGCATGTTCACAATCAAGCATTCATCTGCCCGTCAGCAGTTAAACTGATAGCGCATTGTTTTGTACCATGTACCCTTGTTTTCTCTTCAACACAATTACTAATACCACATTGACAGCTTGAAACAAGTCACACTTCAGGGCTTTTTATATAtcagggaaaaaggaaaaagaaaagaaaaagtagatGTCCTTGAGGGCAAGTGGCTCATATGTTAAAAAATTGGTTTGGGAGTGTTGGGACCCTCCACACAACACGCTTTTTAACCGGCTGGTGGAATCGCCATCTTGATGTTGCAATGCCACGGACACAGAAAGGCCAATTGCAACATTGATGAAGGAGAGCCCTCATCATTGACAAAACAGAATCCCGTTCGAGAGATCAAAGAGAGAGTCTACAATGCCAGATGCAAAAAAACAGGCCATAATTGAATTTGGGTCCACTCTATAGAAATTACATATGTAATTCACGAGCTCAGTCAACCCCAATTATGACGATTTGCCATGCCGATGCATATCATTATTCCGATTGGGAAAGCCTGATTCCTTTAAAATCGGTGTCGACTTTAATCTTTCTCCTCCTCCTTTCGAATCGAAATATTGCTTCTTTTTTATGCTAACCCAATTGTTTAGAAACTAGTAGAAGCATAACCCAATCATATAAGTTTAGTGAGAAAAAAatagggggagagagagagggagagagagagagagaacccaaTCATTAATCCCCTAGGGAGGCCCCTAAGCAGTCGTGACGGCCGAATAAATCATGATTTGATGAACtttaagataataataataatgaaagcaAACACTCTAATTGCAACGTTCAAATGCTTTGTTGGACCTTAACTTTTGGCATAAAgtggtttgaactttgaaatgTTTGTAAGAGAGAGTGGAGTAacgagtaatattaaatataattatatagtacATAAGAGttacctaatttttttaaaaaaataaaaatttattatgaaaaaattaattttttaatgtaaattttatatttatttaataaaaaaaaaagattaagcAATACTTCCATCCCGCGCACCTACAAATGTTACTTCATGAAAAGAATAGTGATGGAAACGACATATAGTAGACCTGGTTCATCAACATGTCCTTTCGGCCACTCCGACTGCCAACTACTTATAATAATCTCTAGCTTTTAGCTTTAGCTTTGCTCCTATTtagaaattaatacaaaaattaattaagcagTAACAAGTTCAAcactttgtattttcttttgattggtatgctctaaaataattaaaatatcaatatttgtaatgatatatattatatatatatatatgaagttgaCTGGACTGTTGAGAGTCCACTGCATATGTGATCCAGCTTTGCACTGCATTCCTCTTCTCTCGCAGTTACTGTGCCGTTTAGTGCTTTGGAAACCAGAAGTCAATACCTTTTTCCAGTATCCACCCCA contains:
- the LOC122309475 gene encoding probable protein phosphatase 2C 71 isoform X1, with the translated sequence MLSLKMAHLLFFSHSPTPRSLSFSRFFHFSSKPFLSHEISTPIRELKRRPTQHPILSKHISPSGSLSDDFVILETIECSDGSVLFRFGNASEVEKMHEEKTINNDSGHNLCKQTEVDDLVDLISECREDGDVRDLNISVVENVSDPMSELRKGVFEGTVSKLASSASDFASEVSGSYGLERSTMENAHIGVTCPSMDDKDLSIDKMMNDVNGGKSDEGDVIEIMEVSAPLAAEPILNENTADESVDVDKIESSIVLDGSALSSEWKEEFNACDTHGSNVSGFTNFEAVDLPSIESIPTGEEISTAGFFLYSGAASLPYPSKALTGGGDAYFIAVRNWLGVADGVGHWSLEGVSTGLYACELMENCEKIVSDPKIAPVIKPEELLIRSAAESQSPGSSTVLVAYFDGQVLHVANIGDSGFMVIRNGAVLKRSSSIVYDFNFRLQIKRGDNPSDFIECYKIDLDEGDMIVTATDGLFDNLYELEIASAISESLQTSLEPQDIAEYLATRAQKVGQSTRARTPFADAAQAAGYVGCTGGKPDDVTVIVSLVQRRSSSDSHDQGTHPVRTTMN
- the LOC122309475 gene encoding probable protein phosphatase 2C 71 isoform X2, whose protein sequence is MLSLKMAHLLFFSHSPTPRSLSFSRFFHFSSKPFLSHEISTPIRELKRRPTQHPILSKHISPSGSLSDDFVILETIECSDGSVLFRFGNASEVEKMHEEKTINNDSGHNLCKQTEVDDLVDLISECREDGDVRDLNISVVENVSDPMSELRKGVFEGTVSKLASSASDFASEVSGSYGLERSTMENAHIGVTCPSMDDKDLSIDKMMNDVNGGKSDEGDVIEIMEVSAPLAAEPILNENTADESVDVDKIESSIVLDGSALSSEWKEEFNACDTHGSNVSGFTNFEAVDLPSIESIPTGEEISTAGFFLYSGAASLPYPSKALTGGGDAYFIAVRNWLGVADGVGHWSLEGVSTGLYACELMENCEKIVSDPKIAPVIKPEELLIRSAAESQSPGSSTVLVAYFDGQCYKIDLDEGDMIVTATDGLFDNLYELEIASAISESLQTSLEPQDIAEYLATRAQKVGQSTRARTPFADAAQAAGYVGCTGGKPDDVTVIVSLVQRRSSSDSHDQGTHPVRTTMN